From Pseudomonas sp. FP2335, the proteins below share one genomic window:
- the mdlC gene encoding benzoylformate decarboxylase yields the protein MKTIHSAAYGLLRRHGMTTIFGNPGSNELPFLKDFPEDFQYVLGLHEGAVVGMADGYALASGKPAFVNLHAAAGTGNGMGALTNSWYSHSPLVITAGQQVRSMIGVEAMLANVDAPQLPKPLVKWSYEPATAQDVPRALSQAIHTANTSPKAPVYLSIPYDDWAEPAPLGVEHLLEREVQTAGTPDARQLAALIKQLNTAKNPVLVLGPDVDATRANVHAVALADKLKLPVWVAPSASRCPFPTRHPSFRGVLPAAIAGISKTLDGHDLIVVVGAPVFRYHQFAPGEYLPAGARLLHLTSDPQEAARAPMGDALIGDIAETLRLLADGVADQTKAYPAALPALPTMQDEPHHLRPETLFDVLDAVAPADTIYVKESTSTTSAFWQRMNMRHPGSYYFPAAGGLGFGLPAAVGVQMAQPDRRVVALIGDGSANYGITALWTAAQYHVPVVFIILKNGTYGALRWFAGVLKVEDAPGLDVPGLDFCAIAKGYGVKAVHTDTRASFEAALRAALDSTEPTVIEVPTVTIQPH from the coding sequence ATGAAAACAATCCACTCTGCCGCCTATGGGCTGCTGCGTCGGCACGGCATGACCACCATTTTCGGCAACCCTGGTTCCAACGAACTGCCTTTTCTGAAGGATTTCCCGGAGGACTTCCAGTACGTCCTCGGCCTGCACGAAGGTGCCGTGGTGGGCATGGCGGATGGTTACGCGCTGGCGAGTGGCAAGCCTGCGTTCGTCAACCTTCACGCTGCGGCAGGCACGGGCAATGGTATGGGCGCGCTGACCAACTCTTGGTATTCCCACAGTCCGCTGGTGATCACCGCCGGTCAACAGGTGCGTTCGATGATCGGCGTCGAGGCGATGCTGGCCAACGTGGATGCGCCCCAACTGCCCAAGCCCCTGGTCAAATGGAGCTATGAACCGGCCACCGCACAAGACGTGCCGCGCGCGCTGAGCCAGGCGATCCATACCGCAAACACTTCGCCCAAAGCGCCGGTGTATCTGTCGATCCCCTACGACGACTGGGCAGAGCCTGCGCCATTGGGGGTGGAGCATCTGCTTGAGCGCGAGGTGCAGACCGCCGGTACGCCGGATGCGCGCCAGCTGGCCGCGCTGATCAAGCAATTGAACACGGCGAAAAATCCCGTGTTGGTCCTTGGCCCAGACGTCGATGCGACTCGCGCTAACGTGCATGCTGTGGCTCTGGCAGACAAACTGAAGCTACCGGTGTGGGTCGCGCCGTCTGCGTCGCGTTGCCCATTCCCGACGCGTCACCCCAGCTTTCGCGGTGTGTTGCCCGCAGCCATTGCGGGCATCAGCAAGACACTCGACGGCCACGACCTGATCGTCGTTGTCGGGGCTCCCGTGTTCCGTTACCACCAGTTTGCGCCGGGTGAGTACCTGCCTGCCGGCGCTCGCCTGCTGCACCTCACCTCCGACCCCCAGGAAGCCGCGCGCGCACCCATGGGTGATGCACTGATCGGCGATATCGCCGAGACCCTGCGCTTGCTGGCAGACGGTGTTGCAGACCAGACCAAGGCGTATCCGGCGGCGCTCCCGGCTTTGCCGACGATGCAAGATGAGCCACACCATTTGCGCCCCGAAACCCTGTTCGATGTGCTCGACGCCGTCGCGCCGGCCGACACCATCTACGTCAAGGAATCCACCTCCACCACCAGTGCATTCTGGCAGCGGATGAATATGCGTCACCCAGGCAGCTATTACTTTCCGGCAGCTGGCGGGTTGGGCTTTGGATTGCCGGCCGCAGTCGGCGTGCAGATGGCGCAGCCCGATCGGCGTGTAGTCGCGCTGATTGGTGACGGTTCCGCCAACTACGGCATCACCGCACTCTGGACGGCTGCGCAGTACCACGTCCCGGTGGTGTTCATCATTCTCAAAAACGGTACCTACGGCGCGCTGCGCTGGTTTGCCGGCGTACTGAAGGTCGAGGACGCCCCTGGGCTGGACGTGCCTGGCCTGGATTTTTGCGCGATTGCCAAAGGCTACGGCGTCAAGGCGGTCCACACCGACACCCGCGCCAGCTTCGAGGCTGCCCTTAGAGCCGCGCTGGACTCCACCGAGCCCACCGTTATTGAAGTGCCCACCGTGACCATCCAACCGCATTGA
- a CDS encoding aldehyde dehydrogenase family protein translates to MHLLPIGGEWRQGSAGSVLNVTDPYTGETLLDIVQADRNDLDQAYVAAENAQAAWAALGPNQRAAILLKAVQIFDERREEIIGWIIRESGSTRIKAQIEWGAARGITQESASFPSRVHGRILPSNVPGKENRVYREPLGVVGVISPWNFPFHLTQRSVAPALALGNAVVIKPASDTPVTGGLLAARIFEEAGVPKGVISVLVGAGAQIGDAFVEHAVPKFISFTGSTPVGLNIGRIASGGKYLKHVALELGGNSPFVVLADADLDQAVAAAVMGKFLHQGQICMAINRIIVEDGLYDRFVESYAAKVKALKVGNPDEADTVIGPIINRKQLDGLLGKVARAKEEGARTVVEGQAQGNLLPPHVFADVTADMEIAREEIFGPLVGIQRARDEAHALELANDSEYGLSSAVFTQDLERGARFARQIKAGMTHVNDIPVNDEAHAPFGGEKNSGLGRFNGEWAIQEFTTDHWVSVQMTPRTYPF, encoded by the coding sequence ATGCATCTGCTGCCGATTGGCGGTGAGTGGCGCCAGGGCAGCGCCGGCAGTGTTTTGAATGTTACCGACCCTTACACGGGCGAAACCCTTTTGGACATTGTCCAGGCCGATCGCAATGATCTGGATCAGGCCTATGTGGCGGCTGAAAACGCCCAGGCGGCATGGGCGGCGCTGGGCCCCAACCAGCGTGCCGCGATCTTGCTCAAGGCCGTGCAGATATTCGACGAGCGCCGCGAAGAGATCATCGGCTGGATCATTCGCGAGTCCGGCAGTACCCGCATCAAGGCCCAGATCGAATGGGGCGCCGCGCGCGGCATAACCCAGGAGTCCGCGTCGTTTCCGTCCCGCGTGCACGGGCGAATCCTGCCGTCCAACGTGCCCGGCAAGGAAAACCGCGTCTACCGCGAGCCGCTGGGCGTAGTGGGGGTTATCAGCCCGTGGAACTTCCCGTTCCATCTCACCCAACGCTCTGTTGCACCGGCGCTGGCGCTGGGCAATGCGGTGGTGATCAAGCCTGCGAGCGACACCCCTGTGACTGGCGGGTTGCTGGCCGCGCGGATTTTTGAAGAGGCGGGCGTGCCCAAGGGCGTAATCAGTGTGCTGGTCGGCGCGGGTGCGCAAATCGGTGATGCGTTTGTTGAGCATGCGGTGCCCAAATTTATTTCGTTCACCGGTTCCACGCCGGTGGGTTTGAACATTGGGCGCATCGCCAGTGGCGGCAAATATCTGAAGCACGTGGCGTTGGAGCTGGGCGGCAACAGTCCCTTTGTGGTGCTGGCAGACGCCGATCTGGATCAAGCCGTGGCCGCCGCAGTGATGGGCAAGTTCCTGCACCAGGGCCAGATCTGCATGGCGATCAACCGCATCATTGTCGAGGATGGGCTGTACGACCGTTTCGTTGAGTCGTATGCGGCCAAAGTGAAGGCCTTGAAGGTGGGCAACCCCGACGAGGCTGACACGGTGATTGGCCCGATCATCAATCGCAAGCAACTGGACGGCCTGCTGGGCAAGGTCGCGCGCGCCAAGGAGGAGGGCGCCCGCACCGTGGTTGAGGGCCAGGCCCAGGGCAATCTGTTGCCGCCCCACGTGTTTGCAGATGTCACCGCCGATATGGAAATCGCCAGGGAAGAGATCTTCGGCCCTCTCGTCGGTATCCAGCGCGCCCGCGACGAAGCGCACGCGCTGGAGTTGGCCAATGACAGTGAATACGGCCTGTCCAGCGCCGTATTCACTCAAGACCTGGAGCGCGGCGCGCGCTTTGCTCGCCAGATCAAGGCGGGCATGACCCACGTCAATGACATCCCGGTGAACGATGAAGCTCACGCGCCCTTTGGCGGGGAGAAAAACTCTGGGCTCGGGCGGTTCAACGGTGAGTGGGCGATTCAAGAGTTCACTACCGACCATTGGGTCAGCGTGCAGATGACGCCGCGCACCTACCCCTTCTGA
- a CDS encoding aromatic acid/H+ symport family MFS transporter, translating into MIRKNALEIVGSAPLGKFHYGLLFWCSLIMLFDGYDLVIYGSVVPRLMEQWSIPPVQAGWMGSAALFGMMFGAVVIGPLADRVGRRKIILGAIVFASTSALVNAFAWDVPSFTVLRFLTGVGLGGAIPNIVALMSDLSPTTRRSTLTTIMLSFYSIGAMISALVAMLIIPKFGWEATFLIGGLPLLCLPWMYRYLPESMPYLLAKDKAAASVLLKRIVPSVDSAAVSFETPVTTSSSPPLSRLFTEGRAVGTVFLWLGFGMCLLMVYGLNTWLPKIMVAGGYPLGSSLMFLVTLNIGATAGALGGGWLADRWGCKPTLILFFALAVVSLCTLGIKPGPVLLNVMLLIAGATTIGTLAVIHAFAAQQYPSEIRSTAVSWCSAIGRFGGVAGPALGGLMLSMNLPLQLNFICCAIPGLIAIIAIAMVRSRARRLNQTATQPAHS; encoded by the coding sequence ATGATTCGAAAAAATGCGTTAGAGATTGTCGGTTCAGCGCCTTTGGGCAAGTTTCACTACGGTCTTTTATTCTGGTGCTCGTTGATCATGCTGTTTGATGGCTACGACCTGGTGATCTACGGCTCCGTGGTGCCGCGTTTGATGGAGCAGTGGTCGATTCCTCCGGTGCAGGCCGGTTGGATGGGCAGCGCCGCGTTGTTTGGCATGATGTTTGGTGCCGTGGTGATCGGTCCGTTGGCCGACCGTGTCGGGCGTCGCAAAATCATTCTTGGCGCCATTGTCTTTGCGAGTACCAGTGCGCTGGTGAACGCTTTCGCCTGGGATGTACCGAGTTTCACCGTGCTGCGGTTTTTGACCGGGGTCGGGCTGGGCGGCGCGATTCCCAATATCGTCGCCCTGATGAGCGACCTGTCGCCCACCACGCGCCGCAGTACCCTCACCACCATCATGCTCAGCTTCTATTCCATCGGCGCGATGATTTCGGCGTTGGTTGCCATGCTGATCATCCCCAAATTTGGCTGGGAGGCCACCTTCCTGATTGGCGGCTTGCCGCTGCTGTGCCTGCCGTGGATGTATCGCTACCTGCCTGAGTCGATGCCTTACTTGCTGGCTAAGGACAAGGCTGCCGCCAGTGTGCTGCTCAAGCGCATTGTGCCGAGTGTCGACAGCGCCGCCGTAAGTTTTGAAACGCCGGTAACCACCTCGTCGTCCCCCCCTCTGTCACGCCTGTTCACCGAGGGCCGCGCTGTAGGTACCGTGTTTCTATGGCTGGGCTTTGGCATGTGTTTGCTGATGGTGTATGGCCTCAACACCTGGCTGCCAAAAATCATGGTCGCCGGCGGCTACCCGCTGGGCTCCAGCCTGATGTTCCTGGTGACGCTCAATATTGGCGCAACCGCCGGGGCGTTGGGCGGTGGTTGGTTGGCGGACCGTTGGGGCTGCAAGCCCACGCTGATCCTGTTTTTCGCATTGGCCGTGGTGTCGCTGTGCACCCTTGGCATCAAGCCGGGGCCAGTGTTGCTCAATGTCATGTTGTTGATTGCCGGCGCGACCACCATTGGCACACTGGCGGTGATCCATGCGTTTGCCGCGCAGCAATACCCCAGTGAAATCCGCTCGACTGCGGTCAGTTGGTGCTCTGCGATTGGGCGCTTTGGTGGCGTCGCTGGCCCTGCGCTGGGCGGCCTCATGCTCAGCATGAACCTGCCCCTGCAACTGAATTTCATCTGCTGCGCCATCCCGGGGCTGATTGCGATTATCGCGATTGCCATGGTCAGGTCTCGTGCTCGCCGTTTGAACCAAACGGCAACCCAGCCTGCCCATTCCTGA